One part of the Gemmatimonadota bacterium genome encodes these proteins:
- a CDS encoding CBS domain-containing protein produces MRVKDYMTTAVFYLKANRGLVGAKEIMGWAHVRHVPVVDEKRRVVGVVSHRDLVRATAVPNQADGGRNASEVWSVPVEQVMSRDVRTIAPDASIRQAARAMREGKFGCLPVVDAEGVLVGIITEHDLLWVVEALAPDPDAAVDVDSGLAVGRRNP; encoded by the coding sequence ATGCGGGTCAAGGACTACATGACCACGGCGGTCTTCTACCTGAAGGCGAACCGCGGGTTGGTCGGTGCCAAGGAGATCATGGGCTGGGCACACGTGCGCCACGTGCCTGTCGTCGACGAGAAGCGGCGCGTGGTGGGTGTGGTCAGCCATCGGGATCTGGTTCGGGCCACCGCCGTTCCCAACCAGGCGGACGGCGGTCGGAACGCGTCCGAGGTGTGGAGCGTTCCCGTGGAGCAGGTGATGTCACGTGATGTCCGTACCATCGCTCCGGACGCATCGATCCGCCAGGCTGCACGCGCCATGCGAGAGGGGAAGTTCGGATGCCTTCCGGTCGTCGACGCGGAGGGCGTTCTGGTGGGAATCATCACGGAACACGACCTCCTCTGGGTCGTGGAAGCACTGGCTCCGGATCCCGACGCCGCAGTGGACGTCGACTCCGGGCTGGCGGTGGGAAGGAGGAATCCATGA
- a CDS encoding cytochrome c, with amino-acid sequence MKRGLVVLVSGALAAPLAAQDASHTASAVERGQAMFDLICSACHSWDPPAKLAPPMSMVLGHYLERYADTDEASDAIAAWISGPDAERSVLPSHAVQQFGLMPGQPLPEAERRAVAAYLLDRAAREGVGIGMGRRAQADPPAPADGMQGMQHGQGMQGMQRGQGMQGMQHGQGMQGMQRGQGMQGMQQGQGMQGGMCSRMEQPARPDTTDGPGGR; translated from the coding sequence ATGAAGCGGGGTCTTGTCGTACTCGTGTCCGGCGCGTTGGCCGCGCCTCTGGCGGCGCAGGATGCGTCGCATACGGCGTCGGCCGTCGAGCGCGGGCAGGCGATGTTCGATCTCATCTGCTCGGCCTGCCACAGCTGGGATCCGCCGGCCAAGCTGGCGCCGCCCATGAGCATGGTGCTGGGCCACTACCTGGAGCGCTATGCGGACACGGATGAGGCGTCGGACGCGATCGCGGCCTGGATCTCCGGCCCGGACGCGGAGCGTTCGGTGCTGCCGAGCCACGCTGTGCAGCAGTTCGGGTTGATGCCGGGCCAGCCGCTTCCGGAAGCCGAACGGCGTGCCGTCGCAGCCTATCTGCTGGACCGCGCGGCGCGCGAGGGCGTCGGGATCGGCATGGGCCGAAGGGCTCAGGCGGATCCGCCCGCGCCTGCGGACGGCATGCAGGGCATGCAGCACGGCCAGGGCATGCAGGGCATGCAGCGCGGCCAGGGCATGCAGGGCATGCAGCACGGCCAGGGTATGCAGGGCATGCAGCGCGGCCAGGGCATGCAGGGCATGCAGCAGGGTCAAGGCATGCAGGGCGGTATGTGCTCCAGGATGGAGCAGCCGGCGCGACCGGACACCACGGACGGTCCGGGCGGGCGGTGA